In one window of Nocardiopsis aegyptia DNA:
- the urtB gene encoding urea ABC transporter permease subunit UrtB yields the protein MEALIGQLPVGLAIGAVLLLAALGLNFTFGQMGVINMAHGELIMIGAYTAYVLNAWIGLHPAYALLIALPTAFAVTGTLGWLLELGLIRHFYGRPLDTLLLTFGIGMILQQAARDTFGAPNVDVPAPDWLTGGITLTAGIRIHYSRLFILALAIICVIAIAYYLNRSRAGRQMRAVIHNRDLAATTGINTRKVDATTFFIGSGLAGIAGVALTLIGPTGPTLGTNYIVDAFLVVVIGGLGQLRGTILAALALGLLNATVETWADASLAKLIVFAAIVAFLQARPQGLFTVKTRALT from the coding sequence GTGGAAGCCCTCATCGGCCAACTCCCCGTCGGCCTGGCCATCGGCGCCGTCCTGCTGCTCGCCGCACTCGGCCTCAACTTCACCTTCGGCCAAATGGGCGTCATCAACATGGCCCACGGCGAACTCATCATGATCGGCGCCTACACCGCCTACGTCCTCAACGCCTGGATCGGACTCCACCCCGCCTACGCACTCCTGATCGCCCTCCCCACCGCCTTCGCCGTCACCGGCACCCTGGGCTGGCTCCTCGAACTCGGCCTCATCCGCCACTTCTACGGACGCCCCCTGGACACCCTCCTGCTCACCTTCGGCATCGGCATGATCCTCCAACAAGCCGCCCGCGACACCTTCGGCGCACCCAACGTCGACGTCCCCGCACCCGACTGGCTCACCGGCGGCATCACCCTGACCGCCGGCATCCGCATCCACTACTCCCGCCTGTTCATCCTCGCCCTGGCCATCATCTGCGTCATCGCCATCGCCTACTACCTCAACCGCTCCCGCGCCGGACGCCAGATGCGCGCCGTCATCCACAACCGCGACCTCGCCGCCACCACCGGCATCAACACCCGCAAAGTCGACGCCACCACCTTCTTCATCGGCTCAGGCCTGGCCGGCATCGCAGGCGTCGCCCTCACCCTCATCGGCCCCACCGGACCCACCCTGGGCACCAACTACATCGTCGACGCCTTCCTGGTCGTGGTCATCGGCGGCCTCGGCCAACTCCGCGGCACCATCCTCGCCGCCCTCGCCCTGGGCCTGCTCAACGCCACCGTCGAAACCTGGGCCGACGCCTCCCTGGCCAAACTCATCGTCTTCGCCGCCATCGTCGCCTTCCTCCAGGCCCGCCCCCAAGGACTCTTCACCGTCAAGACAAGGGCCCTCACATGA
- the urtC gene encoding urea ABC transporter permease subunit UrtC yields the protein MNTPALMARLRGPLTFLGLLAAALLLMPLILEPFRLNQLAQYLCYAIVALGIALAWGRGGMLTLGHGVYFGLGAYAMAMHLTLAAAATDPLSPGHLPQFMVWSGLTELPWFWRPMTNPAIAIAAALLVPATVAALLGWSVFRQRVRGAYFAILNQALAAAFVILLIGQQHLTGGSNGLTDFPVFAGLSLYTPTAQYTLYAATVLTLAATYLLFRHITLSRYGKLLIAIRDGEDRVRYLGYDPTWIKTLAYALSATAAGAAGALFVPIMGIISPSLIGVIPSIMMVLAVAIGGRYSLAGAATGAVLMNAAQTTFAETFAGGWTYLQGALFVIVIALAPQGLAGLTRQAAHTLTRRRHPTPRPAPAQETPTGSHP from the coding sequence ATGAACACCCCCGCCCTGATGGCCCGCCTACGCGGCCCCCTGACCTTCCTGGGCCTGCTCGCCGCCGCCCTGCTCCTCATGCCGCTGATCCTGGAACCCTTCCGCCTCAACCAGCTCGCCCAGTACCTGTGCTACGCCATCGTCGCCCTGGGCATCGCCCTGGCCTGGGGCCGCGGCGGCATGCTCACCCTGGGCCACGGCGTCTACTTCGGCCTGGGCGCCTACGCCATGGCCATGCACCTGACCCTCGCAGCAGCCGCCACCGACCCCCTCTCCCCCGGCCACCTGCCCCAGTTCATGGTCTGGTCCGGCCTGACCGAACTCCCCTGGTTCTGGCGACCCATGACCAACCCCGCCATCGCCATCGCCGCCGCACTACTCGTCCCCGCCACCGTCGCCGCCCTGCTCGGCTGGTCCGTCTTCCGCCAACGCGTCCGCGGCGCCTACTTCGCCATCCTCAACCAAGCCCTGGCCGCCGCCTTCGTCATCCTGCTCATCGGCCAACAACACCTCACCGGCGGCTCCAACGGCCTCACCGACTTCCCCGTCTTCGCCGGACTCAGCCTCTACACCCCCACCGCCCAATACACCCTCTACGCCGCGACCGTCCTCACCCTGGCCGCCACCTACCTGCTCTTCCGCCACATCACCCTGAGCCGCTACGGCAAACTCCTCATCGCCATCCGCGACGGCGAAGACCGCGTCCGCTACCTCGGCTACGACCCCACCTGGATCAAAACCCTCGCCTACGCCCTCTCCGCCACCGCCGCCGGCGCCGCAGGAGCCCTCTTCGTGCCCATCATGGGCATCATCTCCCCCTCCCTCATCGGCGTCATCCCCTCGATCATGATGGTCCTGGCCGTGGCCATCGGCGGCCGCTACTCCCTCGCCGGAGCCGCCACCGGCGCCGTCCTGATGAACGCCGCCCAAACCACCTTCGCCGAAACCTTCGCCGGCGGCTGGACCTACCTCCAAGGCGCCCTCTTCGTCATCGTCATCGCCCTGGCCCCCCAAGGCCTGGCCGGCCTCACCCGCCAAGCCGCCCACACCCTCACCCGACGACGACACCCCACACCCCGCCCCGCACCCGCCCAGGAGACCCCCACCGGGAGCCACCCATGA
- the urtD gene encoding urea ABC transporter ATP-binding protein UrtD, which produces MTLLSIQGLTVTFGTFTALDDIDLTLDEGDLRFLIGPNGAGKTTLIDTITGRTRPTQGTITFNGHTLNKRSEHHIVRTGIGRTFQTSVVFEELTVADNIDLAASFRLRPWQLLTRPRTPTTTVTDILDRIGLTPHAHHKAATLSHGQRQWLEIAMLLAQRPRLLLLDEPVAGMSAEERTRTGELLTQIATDHTIVVIEHDMDFLRRYATDVTVLHEGRILTHGDVATVQQDPRVQEVYLGRTHQEATT; this is translated from the coding sequence ATGACCCTGCTCTCCATCCAAGGCCTCACCGTCACCTTCGGCACCTTCACCGCCCTCGACGACATCGACCTCACCCTCGACGAAGGCGACCTGCGCTTCCTCATCGGCCCCAACGGCGCAGGCAAAACCACCCTCATCGACACCATCACCGGCCGCACCCGCCCCACCCAAGGCACCATCACCTTCAACGGCCACACCCTCAACAAACGCAGCGAACACCACATCGTGCGCACCGGCATCGGCCGCACCTTCCAAACCAGCGTCGTCTTCGAAGAACTCACCGTCGCCGACAACATCGACCTCGCCGCGTCCTTCCGACTACGCCCCTGGCAACTCCTCACCAGACCCCGCACCCCCACCACCACGGTCACCGACATCCTCGACCGCATCGGCCTGACCCCCCACGCCCACCACAAAGCCGCCACCCTCTCCCACGGCCAACGCCAATGGCTCGAAATCGCCATGCTCCTGGCCCAACGCCCCCGCCTACTCCTGCTCGACGAACCCGTCGCCGGCATGAGCGCCGAAGAACGCACCCGCACCGGCGAACTCCTCACCCAGATCGCCACCGACCACACCATCGTCGTCATCGAACACGACATGGACTTCCTACGCCGCTACGCCACCGACGTCACCGTCCTGCACGAAGGACGCATCCTCACCCACGGCGACGTCGCCACCGTCCAACAAGACCCCCGAGTCCAAGAGGTTTACCTCGGCCGCACCCACCAGGAGGCCACCACATGA
- a CDS encoding ABC transporter ATP-binding protein: MNTPHLAVTGLHAGYGRARVLFDINLTIPTGTITCVMGRNGVGKTTLLNTIAGLLTPTQGTITHNGTDITNKPPHTRIRGGMAYAPQGHDTFAPLTVADNLHLAHHATRRGGPELITRALDRFPRLKPLLHRRAGLLSGGQAQQLAIARALVTNPTLLILDEPTEGIQPSIVAEIEQAITDIAAEGTTILLVEQYLDVALRLADHVTVLDAGRITHSGARADLTDTDAQALLAI; encoded by the coding sequence ATGAACACACCCCACCTGGCCGTCACCGGCCTCCACGCCGGCTACGGCCGAGCCCGCGTCCTCTTCGACATCAACCTCACCATCCCCACCGGCACCATCACCTGCGTCATGGGACGCAACGGCGTCGGCAAAACCACCCTGCTCAACACCATCGCCGGCCTCCTCACCCCCACCCAAGGCACCATCACCCACAACGGCACCGACATCACCAACAAACCCCCGCACACCCGCATCCGAGGCGGCATGGCCTACGCACCCCAAGGCCACGACACCTTCGCGCCCCTCACCGTCGCCGACAACCTCCACCTCGCCCACCACGCCACCAGACGCGGCGGCCCCGAACTCATCACCCGAGCCCTCGACCGCTTCCCCCGCCTCAAACCCCTCCTGCACCGCCGCGCCGGACTCCTCTCCGGCGGACAAGCCCAACAACTCGCCATCGCCCGCGCCCTGGTCACCAACCCCACCCTGCTCATCCTCGACGAACCCACCGAAGGCATCCAGCCCTCCATCGTCGCCGAGATCGAACAGGCCATCACCGACATCGCCGCCGAGGGAACGACCATCCTCCTCGTCGAGCAGTACCTCGACGTCGCCCTGCGCCTGGCCGACCACGTCACCGTCCTGGACGCCGGACGCATCACCCACAGCGGCGCCCGCGCCGACCTCACCGACACCGACGCCCAAGCCCTCCTCGCCATCTGA
- a CDS encoding acyltransferase domain-containing protein: protein MDSAAVVERFGLGAGVRAWLEEAERLPDPVRALEVPADPSEVLDLFALSARDRVEVEGLWPGEGWPPELWHLVGCMYRRLCADADLPLGGWRDWPTLVGAEDARVRASSLWAFAAMVPAVFERNAALGVDRSVTVATLADVGVQVARSRRMFGRLSVETASWVAAQFRGRLFWVGGLQLEPAVLVDQGGVEWFSEEEARSLGAGFAPGDRCLRLHIPSGGLDPVSVDAALAGARSFARAHLGFDPVVATCSSWLLDPVWGEVLGEDSNIVRFQRRFELVGSGVPGESDVFRFVFGMPEVDVARAPRGTRLERAVVGRLESGGGFRVRTGWLRLS from the coding sequence ATGGACAGTGCAGCTGTGGTGGAGCGGTTCGGTTTGGGTGCGGGTGTGCGGGCGTGGCTGGAGGAGGCCGAGCGGCTGCCGGATCCGGTGCGGGCGTTGGAGGTGCCGGCGGATCCGTCGGAGGTGTTGGACCTGTTCGCTCTGAGTGCGCGGGACCGGGTCGAGGTGGAGGGTCTGTGGCCGGGTGAGGGGTGGCCGCCGGAGCTGTGGCATCTGGTGGGGTGCATGTACCGGCGGTTGTGCGCGGACGCGGATCTGCCGTTGGGGGGTTGGCGGGACTGGCCGACGCTGGTGGGCGCTGAGGACGCGCGGGTGCGGGCGTCCTCGTTGTGGGCGTTCGCGGCGATGGTTCCGGCGGTGTTCGAGCGGAACGCGGCGCTGGGGGTGGACCGGTCGGTGACGGTGGCGACGTTGGCCGATGTGGGTGTGCAGGTGGCGCGGTCGCGTCGGATGTTCGGTCGGTTGAGTGTGGAGACGGCGTCGTGGGTGGCGGCGCAGTTCCGGGGTCGGCTGTTCTGGGTGGGCGGGTTGCAGTTGGAGCCGGCTGTGTTGGTGGATCAGGGGGGTGTGGAGTGGTTCTCCGAGGAGGAGGCGCGGTCGTTGGGTGCGGGGTTCGCGCCGGGTGATCGGTGTTTGCGGTTGCACATTCCTTCGGGTGGGTTGGATCCGGTGTCGGTGGATGCGGCGTTGGCGGGGGCGCGGTCGTTCGCGCGGGCGCATCTGGGGTTCGATCCGGTGGTGGCGACGTGTTCGTCGTGGTTGTTGGATCCGGTGTGGGGTGAGGTGTTGGGGGAGGATTCCAACATCGTGCGGTTTCAGCGGCGGTTTGAGTTGGTGGGGTCTGGTGTGCCGGGGGAGTCGGATGTGTTCCGGTTCGTGTTCGGGATGCCGGAGGTGGATGTTGCGCGGGCGCCGCGGGGGACGCGGTTGGAGCGTGCTGTGGTGGGGCGGTTGGAGTCGGGTGGGGGGTTTCGGGTGCGTACGGGGTGGTTGCGGTTGAGTTGA
- a CDS encoding AMP-binding protein: MSDPAQLLRDWITTYDTPATSVAHLLCDRHHPDTVATTEIGPTLTATTLTFGQLAERSHTLAAGLRDLGITPGDRIATLIPKGIDLTITALAVWRLGAVLVPLLPSFAPSAITQRLTNSHTRLVITDDEYRTKLDPGPDMTSTPAWNIATTGTHPLREGDHTLTTLTGPTPRTVPDTTRAGTDPLAILYVSTVVGPPRGVTVPVRALAAMHAYHHFGLGVEDDDVYWNTADPGSAYGLYHGVISPLLAGHGSLALRAGFFDPELTLDVLGMYGVTNLAADPTTYRTLRAATKTLPPEVIVQRLSSAGEILGQDVIDWVTDIFGVPVRDHYGQTELGWCAGIPNGATDDTDTALVPGSIGPAFPGWDITILEAISDDPAPLGTYGRIAVNLAESPLAWFDGYIGNESASQLRFTPDHAYYLTGDTGFLDRRQQLFFSTRDDGAIVTRGYRIGPSEVEAVLNTHPAVDECGVYSIPDELAGQLVGARIVTAADYDGSPALAEELKEWVRTRFAEHAAPETVDFVPELPRTASGKMRRARLR; encoded by the coding sequence ATGTCCGACCCGGCGCAGCTCCTACGCGACTGGATCACCACCTACGACACCCCCGCCACATCGGTGGCACACCTACTCTGCGACCGCCACCACCCCGACACCGTCGCCACCACCGAAATCGGCCCCACCCTCACCGCCACCACCCTCACCTTCGGACAACTCGCCGAACGCTCCCACACCCTCGCCGCCGGCCTACGCGACCTCGGCATCACCCCCGGCGACCGCATCGCCACCCTCATCCCCAAGGGCATCGACCTCACCATCACCGCCCTGGCCGTCTGGCGACTCGGCGCCGTCCTCGTCCCCCTCCTCCCCTCCTTCGCCCCCTCCGCCATCACCCAACGCCTCACCAACTCCCACACCCGCCTGGTCATCACCGACGACGAGTACCGCACCAAACTCGACCCCGGCCCCGACATGACCAGCACCCCCGCCTGGAACATCGCCACCACCGGCACCCACCCCCTCCGCGAAGGCGACCACACCCTCACCACCCTCACCGGCCCCACCCCCCGCACCGTCCCCGACACCACACGCGCAGGCACCGACCCCCTGGCGATCCTGTACGTGTCCACCGTCGTCGGACCACCCCGCGGAGTCACCGTCCCCGTCCGCGCCCTGGCCGCCATGCACGCCTACCACCACTTCGGTCTCGGAGTGGAGGACGACGACGTCTACTGGAACACCGCCGACCCCGGATCCGCCTACGGCCTCTACCACGGCGTCATCTCCCCCCTCCTCGCCGGACACGGCTCACTCGCCCTGCGCGCCGGGTTCTTCGACCCCGAACTCACCCTCGACGTCCTGGGCATGTACGGCGTCACCAACCTCGCCGCCGACCCCACCACCTACCGCACCCTGCGCGCCGCCACCAAGACCCTGCCGCCCGAGGTCATCGTCCAACGCCTCTCCAGCGCCGGAGAGATCCTCGGCCAGGACGTCATCGACTGGGTCACCGATATCTTCGGCGTCCCCGTACGCGACCACTACGGCCAGACCGAACTCGGCTGGTGCGCGGGCATCCCCAACGGCGCGACCGACGACACCGACACCGCCCTGGTCCCCGGATCCATCGGCCCCGCCTTCCCCGGATGGGACATCACCATCCTCGAAGCCATCTCCGACGACCCCGCCCCGCTGGGCACCTACGGCCGCATCGCCGTCAACCTCGCCGAGAGCCCCCTGGCCTGGTTCGACGGCTACATCGGCAACGAGAGCGCCTCCCAGCTGCGCTTCACCCCCGACCACGCCTACTACCTCACCGGCGACACCGGCTTCCTCGACCGCCGACAGCAGCTGTTCTTCTCCACCCGCGACGACGGCGCCATCGTCACCCGCGGATACCGCATCGGCCCCAGCGAGGTCGAGGCCGTCCTCAACACCCACCCCGCCGTGGACGAGTGCGGGGTCTACTCGATCCCCGACGAGCTGGCCGGCCAGCTCGTCGGTGCCCGGATCGTGACGGCCGCCGACTACGACGGCTCCCCCGCACTGGCCGAGGAGCTCAAGGAGTGGGTCCGCACCCGCTTCGCCGAGCACGCCGCACCCGAGACCGTCGACTTCGTACCGGAGCTGCCCCGCACCGCCTCGGGCAAGATGCGCCGCGCCCGCCTGCGCTGA
- a CDS encoding HIT family protein: protein MFCLIRDGEAAHSLVHSDDLVLAFMDLYPVTPGHVLVVPREHLVGLGDIGDELGARMWSVARRVGGALRRNALDTGETGPGPGAPMRCEGVNLFLADGEAAGQEVFHAHLHVFPRYAGDAFSVHALWQEAERTELDGHAARLRALLP from the coding sequence GTGTTCTGTCTGATCCGCGACGGCGAGGCCGCGCACAGCCTCGTCCACTCCGACGACCTGGTGCTGGCGTTCATGGACCTGTACCCCGTCACACCGGGGCACGTCCTGGTGGTTCCGCGCGAGCACCTGGTGGGCCTGGGCGACATCGGCGACGAGCTGGGCGCACGGATGTGGAGCGTGGCCCGCCGCGTGGGCGGGGCCCTGCGCCGCAACGCCCTGGACACAGGGGAGACCGGCCCGGGGCCGGGCGCACCGATGCGGTGCGAGGGCGTCAACCTGTTCCTGGCCGACGGCGAGGCGGCCGGCCAGGAGGTCTTCCACGCCCACCTGCACGTCTTCCCGCGCTATGCGGGCGACGCCTTCTCGGTGCACGCCCTGTGGCAGGAGGCCGAACGCACCGAACTCGACGGCCACGCCGCCAGACTGCGCGCCCTGCTGCCCTGA
- a CDS encoding 4a-hydroxytetrahydrobiopterin dehydratase translates to MKLTDDQIRDGISRLTDWQWDPDQPDIHRTVRLPDFVAAIDLVNTIAQAAEQAGHHPDIDIRYNKVRLSLSTHAVGAITENDMSLAARIDELIPSAD, encoded by the coding sequence ATGAAGCTCACCGACGACCAGATCCGCGACGGCATCAGCCGGCTGACCGACTGGCAGTGGGACCCCGACCAGCCCGACATCCACCGGACCGTGCGCCTGCCCGACTTCGTCGCGGCCATCGATCTGGTCAACACGATCGCCCAGGCCGCGGAGCAGGCCGGACACCACCCCGACATCGACATCCGCTACAACAAGGTCCGGCTGTCGCTGTCCACGCACGCCGTGGGGGCCATCACCGAGAACGACATGTCCCTGGCCGCCCGCATCGACGAACTCATCCCCTCGGCGGACTGA
- a CDS encoding sensor histidine kinase, giving the protein MPQHKRRSLRARMITLVLIPSTTLLVLWAVLTTVMLTDIRELRTTASVTEEIGGPIVEVIGELQRERRATMAAANPTDDTLRDLTEARERTDAAVAVLDRRIAAFDPDEVPRSALRFQNAMARIDGHRVLVDGVSPAEMAMKEGAGTYTDVIEHGLRVWDSLVALSDPEQVPHLRSLTSLMRTRELLNQQDAVLAHAVATNSFPAESHAAFAAAAGAQQYAWARVGTELSNQDRQDYIALESYSVLHTVYLLQGSIVGTPLRPTNTVPVNAPTWRGAAEAVDMRMREVEESQTERVVALSHAHASSLRDKVLLISVPALVIALVSSAVAVGGAQRVGRRLQRLRSATLDHARVRLPSVTARLRRGEQVDVDEEVPRLGRGRADEIGEVAEAFDTAQRAAVAAAVEEAQVRAGVRNMFRNIARRTQSLVHRQLGLLDSLERGETDPAVLESLFRIDHFSTQLRRNAENLMLLSGDAPVRRGWAPVGLYEAVRAASSEIEDYTRVRLSRLPDVALRGDVGAGAVRLLAELLENATVFSPPGTEVTVTGERPRGGGVVLRVRDCGLGMNETQVERANALLADAPRFDLGRVREDSQLGLFVVATVAAQHGLEVSLESSAQGTLAVVVVPEGALVPAEPSGPVPGEPAVRGAQASVAVRSVAGRDPGVPEPAGVRPVAPSPSPAAPAPASLSPVDEDGPEAVAAAVVASGEAEDTYMGLPRRRRRGREAVSEPPVPSEQESGGQRSLTEIRSMMSAFQAGTMRGRAESEGPGEEVGARGARPGQDVEG; this is encoded by the coding sequence ATGCCCCAGCACAAGCGTCGATCGCTGCGGGCCCGCATGATCACGCTGGTGCTCATCCCCAGCACCACCCTGCTGGTTCTGTGGGCCGTCCTCACCACCGTGATGCTCACCGACATCCGCGAGCTGCGCACCACCGCGTCGGTCACCGAGGAGATCGGCGGTCCGATCGTGGAGGTCATCGGCGAGCTCCAGCGCGAGCGCAGGGCCACCATGGCCGCCGCCAACCCCACCGACGACACCCTGCGCGACCTGACGGAGGCCCGGGAGCGCACCGACGCGGCCGTGGCGGTCCTGGACCGGCGGATCGCGGCCTTCGACCCCGACGAGGTCCCCCGGTCGGCCCTGCGCTTCCAGAACGCCATGGCCCGCATCGACGGCCACCGCGTCCTCGTGGACGGCGTCTCCCCCGCGGAGATGGCCATGAAGGAGGGCGCCGGCACCTACACCGACGTCATCGAGCACGGGCTGCGCGTGTGGGACTCCCTGGTCGCGCTGTCGGACCCCGAACAGGTCCCCCACCTGCGCTCCCTGACCTCGCTGATGCGCACCCGCGAGCTGCTCAACCAGCAGGACGCCGTCCTGGCGCACGCGGTGGCCACCAACTCCTTCCCCGCCGAGTCCCACGCCGCCTTCGCCGCCGCCGCCGGCGCCCAGCAGTACGCCTGGGCGCGGGTGGGCACCGAGCTCAGCAACCAGGACCGCCAGGACTACATCGCGCTGGAGTCCTACTCCGTGCTGCACACGGTCTACCTGTTGCAGGGCAGCATCGTGGGCACTCCCCTGCGCCCCACGAACACCGTGCCGGTCAACGCCCCCACCTGGCGGGGCGCCGCCGAGGCCGTGGACATGCGCATGCGCGAGGTCGAGGAGTCGCAGACGGAGCGGGTCGTGGCGCTGAGCCACGCCCACGCCTCCTCCCTGCGCGACAAGGTGCTGCTGATCAGCGTTCCCGCGCTGGTGATCGCGCTGGTCTCCAGCGCGGTCGCCGTCGGCGGGGCCCAGCGGGTGGGCCGGCGGCTGCAGCGGCTGCGCTCGGCGACGCTGGACCACGCCCGGGTACGCCTGCCCTCGGTCACGGCGCGGCTGCGCCGTGGCGAGCAGGTGGACGTGGACGAGGAGGTGCCGCGGCTGGGCCGGGGGCGCGCGGACGAGATCGGCGAGGTCGCGGAGGCCTTCGACACCGCCCAGCGCGCCGCCGTGGCCGCGGCGGTGGAGGAGGCGCAGGTACGGGCGGGGGTGCGCAACATGTTCCGCAACATCGCCCGGCGCACGCAGTCGCTGGTCCACCGCCAGTTGGGGCTCCTGGACTCGCTGGAGCGCGGCGAGACCGATCCGGCGGTCCTGGAGTCGCTGTTCCGTATCGACCACTTCAGCACGCAGCTGCGGCGCAACGCCGAGAACCTGATGCTGCTGAGCGGGGACGCGCCCGTGCGGCGCGGTTGGGCGCCGGTGGGGCTGTACGAGGCGGTGCGCGCGGCCTCCAGCGAGATCGAGGACTACACCCGGGTGCGGCTGTCCCGGCTGCCGGACGTGGCGCTGCGGGGCGACGTCGGGGCGGGTGCCGTGCGGTTGCTGGCCGAGCTGTTGGAGAACGCCACGGTGTTCTCGCCGCCGGGGACCGAGGTGACGGTGACGGGTGAGCGCCCGCGGGGCGGCGGGGTCGTGCTGCGGGTGCGCGACTGCGGCCTGGGGATGAACGAGACCCAGGTGGAGCGGGCCAACGCGCTGCTGGCGGACGCTCCGCGCTTCGATCTGGGCCGGGTGCGGGAGGATTCGCAGCTGGGCCTGTTCGTGGTGGCCACGGTCGCGGCCCAGCACGGCCTGGAGGTGTCGTTGGAGTCCTCGGCGCAGGGCACGTTGGCGGTGGTGGTGGTCCCCGAGGGCGCGCTGGTACCGGCCGAGCCGTCCGGTCCCGTGCCCGGCGAGCCCGCGGTGCGTGGCGCGCAGGCGTCGGTGGCGGTGCGGTCGGTGGCGGGGCGTGACCCGGGTGTGCCCGAGCCGGCCGGTGTGCGCCCTGTGGCGCCCTCCCCCTCCCCTGCGGCCCCAGCGCCCGCTTCCCTGTCCCCCGTCGATGAGGACGGGCCGGAGGCGGTGGCCGCCGCGGTGGTGGCGAGCGGGGAGGCCGAGGACACCTACATGGGTCTGCCGCGGCGCCGGCGCAGGGGCCGGGAGGCGGTGTCCGAACCCCCGGTGCCGTCGGAGCAGGAGTCGGGCGGCCAGCGGTCGCTGACGGAGATCCGGTCGATGATGAGCGCGTTCCAGGCCGGGACGATGCGCGGTCGCGCGGAGTCCGAGGGCCCTGGTGAAGAGGTCGGCGCGCGCGGTGCGCGCCCTGGACAGGACGTGGAAGGGTGA
- a CDS encoding roadblock/LC7 domain-containing protein, translating into MSMSAGAAAEDRVTDGGAGGGSPAQTLDWLLSDLVERVVGARQALLLSADGLLLSCSRGLDREEGERLAAIASGFASLARGARAQLGAAEVRQTVVEMDSVFFFVLAAGRGASLALVAESSCDMGQAAFEVNRLVRQVGPHLSALPRRRGGGVR; encoded by the coding sequence ATGTCGATGTCGGCGGGTGCTGCGGCGGAGGACCGGGTGACCGACGGTGGTGCGGGGGGAGGTTCCCCGGCTCAGACGTTGGACTGGCTGCTGAGCGACCTGGTGGAGCGGGTCGTGGGCGCGCGGCAGGCGCTGCTGCTGTCGGCGGACGGGTTGCTGCTGTCCTGCTCACGGGGGTTGGATCGTGAGGAGGGTGAGCGCCTGGCGGCGATCGCGTCGGGGTTCGCGAGTCTGGCCCGTGGGGCCAGGGCGCAACTGGGGGCGGCCGAGGTGCGTCAGACCGTGGTGGAGATGGACAGTGTGTTCTTCTTCGTGTTGGCGGCCGGGAGGGGGGCGTCGTTGGCGCTGGTCGCGGAGTCCTCGTGCGACATGGGTCAGGCGGCCTTCGAGGTGAACCGCCTGGTGCGCCAGGTGGGTCCGCATCTGTCGGCGCTGCCGCGACGGCGGGGTGGTGGCGTGAGGTGA
- a CDS encoding DUF742 domain-containing protein has product MSGVPPGEPGESSLIRPYSVTGGRTRPSRSDLALTSQVVAVPSVDPVELDPEPALLLSLCARPVSVAEVASRSGFALGVVRILLADLLDQGYAVVHSSEWEKRRPDAATLRSVLERIRAL; this is encoded by the coding sequence GTGAGCGGGGTGCCGCCCGGTGAGCCGGGGGAGTCGAGTCTGATCCGTCCGTACTCGGTGACGGGTGGGCGTACGCGTCCGTCGCGGTCGGATCTGGCCCTGACCTCCCAGGTGGTGGCGGTCCCGTCGGTGGATCCGGTGGAGCTCGACCCCGAGCCCGCGCTGTTGCTGTCGCTGTGTGCGCGGCCGGTGTCGGTGGCGGAGGTGGCATCGCGTTCGGGGTTCGCGCTGGGAGTGGTGCGGATCCTGTTGGCGGACCTGTTGGACCAGGGCTACGCGGTGGTGCACAGCTCGGAGTGGGAAAAGCGGCGTCCGGACGCCGCGACGCTGCGGTCGGTTCTGGAGCGTATTCGTGCGTTGTGA
- a CDS encoding GTP-binding protein: MASEGAGPVPDTLKILVAGGFGAGKTTLVSAVSEVESLHTEEVMTSESVGVDDLVGVEGKTTTTVALDFGRITLDESTVVYLFGTPGQKRFSFMWEELAEGALGAVVLADTRRLSDSFGAIDFFESRGVPFVVAVNCFDGQRTHRGDDVRVALDLEEQVPLLLCDARSRESAKEVLVELVALVLRMELSGV, from the coding sequence ATGGCCTCCGAGGGGGCGGGACCTGTTCCCGACACCTTGAAGATCCTGGTCGCCGGGGGTTTCGGGGCGGGCAAGACCACCCTGGTCTCGGCGGTGAGCGAGGTGGAGTCGCTGCACACCGAGGAGGTGATGACCTCCGAGAGCGTGGGCGTGGACGACCTGGTGGGGGTGGAGGGCAAGACCACGACGACGGTGGCGCTGGACTTCGGCCGGATCACGTTGGACGAGTCGACGGTGGTGTACCTGTTCGGGACGCCGGGGCAGAAGCGGTTCTCGTTCATGTGGGAGGAGTTGGCGGAGGGGGCGCTGGGCGCGGTGGTGCTGGCGGACACGCGCCGGCTGTCGGACTCCTTCGGGGCGATCGACTTCTTCGAGAGCCGCGGGGTGCCGTTCGTGGTGGCGGTCAACTGCTTCGACGGCCAGCGCACGCACCGCGGGGACGACGTGCGGGTGGCGTTGGACCTGGAGGAGCAGGTGCCGTTGCTGCTGTGCGACGCGCGTAGCCGGGAGTCGGCCAAGGAGGTGCTGGTGGAGCTGGTGGCCCTGGTGCTGCGGATGGAGTTGTCGGGGGTCTGA